One Cucurbita pepo subsp. pepo cultivar mu-cu-16 chromosome LG07, ASM280686v2, whole genome shotgun sequence genomic region harbors:
- the LOC111798475 gene encoding uncharacterized protein LOC111798475 isoform X2 codes for MAACCRGFPTHFDLDRRVESVLLRSHGGAELRRRTWGRILFGINRVGFSPIRCCCSDSMVPIRRITGSGKSVEKQEDWRFDAKKAPRKLCIQATPAMPFASPQSRFISKPEILPRCTPRGSGPQSRDSPPKRDTGIANEKDWGINLLNENVNESGTNEDGSTWYRESGEDLGDNGYRCRWTRMGGQSHDGYSEWKETWWEKSDWTGYKELGVEKSGKNVESDSWWETWQEVLHQDEWSNLARIERSAQKRAKSGTENAGWHEKWWEKYDAKGWTEKVAHKYGRLNEQSWWEKWGEHYDGRGSVLKWTDKWAETELGTKWGDKWEEKFFSGIGSRQGETWHVSPSSERWSRTWGEEHFGNGKVHKYGKSTTGESWDIVVDEETYYEAEPHYGWADVVGDSSQLLSIQARERPPGVYPNLDFGSSPPSPTEEPPQELPPPQ; via the exons ATGGCCGCCTGCTGCAGAGGATTTCCGACCCATTTCGATTTGGATAGGCGGGTCGAGTCGGTTCTGTTGCGTAGCCATGGGGGGGCCGAGTTGAGAAGGAGGACATGGGGCAGGATTCTGTTTGGGATTAATCGAGTTGGGTTTAGTCCTATTCGTTGCTGCTGTTCTGATTCTATGGTTCCGATACGAAGAATTACTGGGTCTGGGAAGAGCGTAGAGAAGCAAGAAGATTGGCGTTTCGATGCCAAAAAAGCACCTCGTAAACTCTGTATCCAAGCCACTCCTGCAATGCCCTTTGCTTCCCCTCA ATCTCGGTTTATTTCCAAGCCAGAAATACTCCCTCGCTGCACCCCAAGGGGCTCTGGTCCACAATCACGTGATTCTCCGCCAAAAAGAG ACACTGGCATTGCAAATGAGAAGGACTGGGGAATCAACTTGTTGAATGAAAATGTTAACGAGTCGGGCACAAATGAAGATGGCAGTACTTGGTATAGGGAAAGTGGGGAGGACCTTGGAGATAATGGATACCGATGTAGGTGGACTAGGATGGGCGGTCAATCTCATGATGGTTACTCAGAATGGAAAGAAACG TGGTGGGAGAAAAGTGACTGGACTGGATACAAAGAGCTAG GAGTGGAAAAATCGGGCAAAAACGTTGAAAGTGATTCGTGGTGGGAAACATGGCAAGAAGTTCTTCATCAAGATGAATGGAG TAATCTTGCAAGGATTGAGAGGAGTGCACAGAAACGAGCAAAATCTGGCACTGAAAATGCTGGATGGCATGAGAAATG GTGGGAGAAATACGACGCCAAAGGTTGGACCGAAAAAGTAGCACATAAATATGGTAGATTGAATGAACAATCATGGTGGGAAAAGTGGGGAGAGCATTACGACGGAAGAGGATCCGTTCTTAAATG GACGGATAAATGGGCTGAAACTGAACTAGGCACCAAATGGGGAGACAAGTGGGAAGAGAAGTTCTTCTCTGGAATCGGTTCTCGACAAGGGGAGACATGGCACGTATCTCCTAGTAGCGAAC GTTGGTCAAGAACATGGGGTGAAGAACACTTCGGGAATGG TAAAGTGCACAAATATGGGAAGAGCACGACAGGGGAAAGTTGGGATATTGTTGTGGATGAAGAGACATACTATGA GGCCGAACCTCACTACGGATGGGCGGATGTAGTTGGCGACTCGAGTCAGTTGCTGTCGATACAAGCTCGGGAGAGGCCACCTGGTGTCTACCCGAATCTCGACTTTGGATCGTCCCCTCCTTCTCCGACTGAGGAACCACCCCAAGAACTGCCTCCTCCACAATGA
- the LOC111798475 gene encoding uncharacterized protein LOC111798475 isoform X1 has product MAACCRGFPTHFDLDRRVESVLLRSHGGAELRRRTWGRILFGINRVGFSPIRCCCSDSMVPIRRITGSGKSVEKQEDWRFDAKKAPRKLCIQATPAMPFASPQSRFISKPEILPRCTPRGSGPQSRDSPPKRDTGIANEKDWGINLLNENVNESGTNEDGSTWYRESGEDLGDNGYRCRWTRMGGQSHDGYSEWKETWWEKSDWTGYKELGVEKSGKNVESDSWWETWQEVLHQDEWSNLARIERSAQKRAKSGTENAGWHEKWWEKYDAKGWTEKVAHKYGRLNEQSWWEKWGEHYDGRGSVLKWTDKWAETELGTKWGDKWEEKFFSGIGSRQGETWHVSPSSELELTGFPSHVQGWSRTWGEEHFGNGKVHKYGKSTTGESWDIVVDEETYYEAEPHYGWADVVGDSSQLLSIQARERPPGVYPNLDFGSSPPSPTEEPPQELPPPQ; this is encoded by the exons ATGGCCGCCTGCTGCAGAGGATTTCCGACCCATTTCGATTTGGATAGGCGGGTCGAGTCGGTTCTGTTGCGTAGCCATGGGGGGGCCGAGTTGAGAAGGAGGACATGGGGCAGGATTCTGTTTGGGATTAATCGAGTTGGGTTTAGTCCTATTCGTTGCTGCTGTTCTGATTCTATGGTTCCGATACGAAGAATTACTGGGTCTGGGAAGAGCGTAGAGAAGCAAGAAGATTGGCGTTTCGATGCCAAAAAAGCACCTCGTAAACTCTGTATCCAAGCCACTCCTGCAATGCCCTTTGCTTCCCCTCA ATCTCGGTTTATTTCCAAGCCAGAAATACTCCCTCGCTGCACCCCAAGGGGCTCTGGTCCACAATCACGTGATTCTCCGCCAAAAAGAG ACACTGGCATTGCAAATGAGAAGGACTGGGGAATCAACTTGTTGAATGAAAATGTTAACGAGTCGGGCACAAATGAAGATGGCAGTACTTGGTATAGGGAAAGTGGGGAGGACCTTGGAGATAATGGATACCGATGTAGGTGGACTAGGATGGGCGGTCAATCTCATGATGGTTACTCAGAATGGAAAGAAACG TGGTGGGAGAAAAGTGACTGGACTGGATACAAAGAGCTAG GAGTGGAAAAATCGGGCAAAAACGTTGAAAGTGATTCGTGGTGGGAAACATGGCAAGAAGTTCTTCATCAAGATGAATGGAG TAATCTTGCAAGGATTGAGAGGAGTGCACAGAAACGAGCAAAATCTGGCACTGAAAATGCTGGATGGCATGAGAAATG GTGGGAGAAATACGACGCCAAAGGTTGGACCGAAAAAGTAGCACATAAATATGGTAGATTGAATGAACAATCATGGTGGGAAAAGTGGGGAGAGCATTACGACGGAAGAGGATCCGTTCTTAAATG GACGGATAAATGGGCTGAAACTGAACTAGGCACCAAATGGGGAGACAAGTGGGAAGAGAAGTTCTTCTCTGGAATCGGTTCTCGACAAGGGGAGACATGGCACGTATCTCCTAGTAGCGAAC TGGAACTAACTGGCTTCCCGTCACATGTACAAGGTTGGTCAAGAACATGGGGTGAAGAACACTTCGGGAATGG TAAAGTGCACAAATATGGGAAGAGCACGACAGGGGAAAGTTGGGATATTGTTGTGGATGAAGAGACATACTATGA GGCCGAACCTCACTACGGATGGGCGGATGTAGTTGGCGACTCGAGTCAGTTGCTGTCGATACAAGCTCGGGAGAGGCCACCTGGTGTCTACCCGAATCTCGACTTTGGATCGTCCCCTCCTTCTCCGACTGAGGAACCACCCCAAGAACTGCCTCCTCCACAATGA
- the LOC111798595 gene encoding uncharacterized protein LOC111798595, translated as MSSFTLKPFFLTSKLSSPSSSSFPFTVLRFSSISLPKKPRNGFAFTLRAYDSSKGDTPDASSADSNPPNGTSPKSRRDILLEYVKNVQPEFMELFVQRAPQQVVDAMRQTVTNMIGTLPPQFFAVTVTTVAENLAQLMYSVMMTGYMFKNAQNRLELQQSLEQVALPEPKDEKDGSNYAAGTQKNVTGEVIRWNNVSGPERIDAKRYIELLEAEIEELNRQVDRKSARGQNELLEYLKTLEPQNLKELTSSAGEDAVVAMNTFIKRLLAVSDPSQMKTSVSETTAPELAKLLYWLMVVGYSIRNIEVRFDMERILGSSPKLAELPPGETAKE; from the exons ATGTCTTCCTTCACTCTAAAACCCTTCTTTCTCACCTCTAAGTTATCTTCgccatcatcttcttcttttccctttACTGTTCTTCGTTTCTCTTCGATTAGCCTCCCAAAGAAGCCCAGAAATGGTTTCGCCTTCACACTCCGCGCCTACGATTCTTCCAAGGGCGACACACCCGATGCCTCCTCTGCCGATTCCAACCCTCCCAACGGTACTTCG CCAAAATCCCGGAGAGACATTCTTCTGGAATATGTTAAAAATGTCCAGCCAGAATTCATGGAGTTGTTTGTTCAGAGGGCACCTCAACAG GTTGTTGATGCAATGCGCCAAACAGTCACAAATATGATTGGAACTCTACCTCCACAGTTTTTTGCAGTGACCGTCACCACG GTTGCTGAAAATCTTGCACAACTCATGTACAGTGTAATGATGACTGGATATATGTTCAAGAATGCTCAAAATCGCTTAGAACTGCAGCAGAGTTTAGAGCAGGTTGCTCTCCCAGAACCAAAGGATGAAAAG GATGGTTCGAATTATGCAGCTGGTACGCAAAAGAATGTCACTGGGGAAGTCATCCGGTGGAATAATGTATCCGGTCCCGAGAGAATTGATGCTAAAAGGTACATAGAGTTACTTGAAGCAGAGATAGAGGAACTTAATCGCCAAGTAGATAGAAAATCTGCTCGTGGGCAAAATGAATTGTTGGAGTATCTCAAAACACTTGAACCCCAAAATCTGAAG GAGTTGACAAGTAGTGCTGGCGAGGATGCTGTTGTTGCAATGAATACATTCATAAAGCGTCTATTAGCGGTTTCTGATCCAAGTCAAATGAAG ACAAGTGTATCAGAGACAACAGCACCAGAGCTGGCAAAGCTTCTGTACTGGCTAATGGTGGTCGGGTATAGCATTCGCAACATTGAAGTTCGGTTCGACATGGAAAGAATTCTGGGAAGTTCACCAAAGCTTGCAGAACTGCCTCCTGGAGAAACAGCTAAGGAATGA
- the LOC111798594 gene encoding metallocarboxypeptidase A-like protein MCYG_01475: MARPLRSLLPSLCLAFFFFFFFFFFTFFDCFLVVAQDPDNNRLTPINRDLYHSSIDLMKEIEAVVHRHSDKLTIETMKSRNKGYVVEMPVVTYRHGRNNIDDISKFRILLSFGQHGRELITTELALRILLILSEELFLPHMDRASLNNTLNKLVIKVVPMENLNGRRLVEGGDLCERRNGRGVDLNRNWSVDWGKKEKDYDPYEENPGLSPFSEPETQIMRKLALTFDPHIWVNVHSGMEALFMPYDHKNTTPDGEIAQQMKLLLEELNNLHCHHRCMIGSGGGSVGYLAHGTATDFMFDKARVPMSFTFEIYGDAAASSNDCFKMFNPTDPATFNRVLGDWSAAFFTIFKLGPEYLGEIKLHRKGNLDKLVSIDEYLEGYLIERSSRYGKKREVFDLGLQEMRTYFRLFLLSSVLLMFMFCSRISKNKFTKPLVSALSPLR, encoded by the exons ATGGCTCGCCCCCTCCGCTCTCTCCTCCCCTCCTTATGCCtcgccttcttcttcttcttcttcttcttcttcttcacattTTTCGATTGTTTTCTCGTTGTTGCTCAGGATCCCGACAACAATCGATTAACCCCAATCAACCGCGATCTTTATCATTCTAG TATTGATTTGATGAAGGAGATAGAAGCTGTGGTCCATCGACACTCTGATAAGTTGACT ATAGAGACAATGAAGTCTAGAAATAAGGGTTATGTTGTAGAGATGCCAGTGGTTACTTATCGCCATGGAAGGAATAACATTGATGACATCTCGAAGTTCCGGATACTTCTT AGTTTTGGACAGCATGGAAGGGAGCTCATAACAACAGAACTTGCGCTAAGAATTCTTTTAATCTTGAGTGAAGAACTGTTTTTGCCCCACATGGATCGAGCTTCCTTGAACAACACACTTAACAAGCTTGTCATCAAG GTTGTGCCAATGGAAAACTTAAATGGTCGCAGGCTTGTCGAGGGTGGGGATCTatgtgaaagaagaaatg GGAGAGGTGTTGATCTGAACAGGAATTGGAGCGTTGATTGGGGTAAAAAGGAGAAG GATTATGATCCTTACGAGGAAAATCCTGGTTTGTCACCTTTCAGCGAACCAGAAACTCAAATTATGCGAAAACTTGCCTTGACATTTGATCCACATATATGGGTCAATGTGCACTCTGGAATGGAG GCTTTATTCATGCCTTATGACCATAAAAACACAACTCCTGACGGCGAAATTGCTCAACAAATGAAACTTTTGCTTGAAGAGCTGAACAATCTCCATTGCCACCACCGCTGCATGATTGGATCAGGCGGAGGTTCCGTCGG GTATCTGGCACATGGGACAGCCACAGATTTCATGTTTGACAAGGCACGAGTACCTATGTCTTTCACTTTTGAG ATATATGGAGACGCAGCTGCCTCATCGAATGACTGCTTTAAAATGTTCAATCCCACGGACCCCGCTACCTTCAAT AGGGTTCTCGGCGATTGGTCGGCTGCATTTTTCACAATCTTTAAGCTGGGTCCGGAGTACCTTGGCGAGATCAAGCTCCATCGAAAGGGGAACTTAGACAAGCTGGTGTCGATTGATGAATACCTTGAAGGTTACTTGATTGAGAGGAGTAGCAGATACGGCAAGAAAAGGGAGGTGTTTGACCTAGGGTTGCAAGAGATGAGAACATATTTTAGGCTGTTTTTATTGTCGTCAGTTCTACTAATGTTCATGTTTTGTTCCAGGATTTCTAAAAACAAGTTCACTAAACCACTTGTTTCTGCGCTTTCCCCTTTGAGATAG
- the LOC111798596 gene encoding protein DSS1 HOMOLOG ON CHROMOSOME V-like — protein sequence MMATETKAATEEVKVDLFEDDDEFEEFEINEEWEVKEGKEINQQWEDDWDDDDVNDDFSLQLKRELEHNAVRK from the exons ATGATGGCAACTGAAACGAAGGCAGCTACTGAGGAAGTGAAAGTTGACCTCTTCGAGGATGACGATGAGTTCGAAGAGTTTGAGATTAATGAAG aGTGGGAAGTCAAGGAAGGTAAAGAAATTAATCAGCAGTGGGAAGACGACTGGGACGATGACGATGTGAATGACGACTTCTCGTTGCAACTTaagagagaattggagcaCAATGCTGTGAGAAAATGA
- the LOC111798964 gene encoding uncharacterized protein LOC111798964 → MSKMRSDRRPPLARSRQVLQSNSTASLQTPPGSLTKSLKTNRPSDLQASELRPEYRTITCELQALASMVRMELGCEESGTGGVGDELGVNSSTLFERGRFYDEYSARRNERLKRKKAESVAEIKTPYKLGVTVESSKRHSSKKVVNSLRKSVSAAYSVERKEAAPRYLLRSMTKENKKPPLAVDLERSVITAGERKIGTRGVRRI, encoded by the exons ATGTCTAAGATGAGGTCTGATCGCAGGCCGCCGCTCGCCAGATCTCGCCAGGTTCTTCAATCGAATTCAACAGCCTCGTTGCAAACGCCGCCCG GTTCTTTGACAAAATCGCTGAAAACGAACCGTCCTTCGGATCTGCAAGCATCGGAGCTCCGACCTGAGTATCGGACGATTACTTGCGAATTACAGGCTCTGGCTAGCATGGTTAGGATGGAATTAGGATGTGAAGAGTCTGGAACTGGCGGAGTAGGTGATGAATTAGGCGTGAATTCGAGTACTCTGTTCGAGCGAGGGAGATTCTACGATGAGTATTCCGCGAGGAGGAACGAGAGGCTCAAGCGAAAGAAAGCCGAATCCGTAGCCGAGATCAAGACTCCGTATAAACTCGGTGTGACGGTTGAATCTTCAAAGCGGCACAGTTCAAAGAAGGTTGTTAATAGCTTGAGGAAATCGGTTTCTGCGGCGTATTCTGTGGAGCGGAAGGAGGCGGCTCCTAGGTATTTGCTGCGGAGCATGACGAAGGAAAACAAGAAGCCACCattagcggtggatctagagAGATCTGTGATTACTgcaggagaaagaaaaatcgGCACTCGAGGAGTCAGAAGAATCTGA